In a genomic window of Microterricola viridarii:
- a CDS encoding MFS transporter, with translation MSESAQARAQLPRALRPFRTRQYRILAVALTLSLLGSGMWFVAVVWQVMELGGGPAQLSLVATMSAIGLVAVVLVGGVVADRVVQKRILLVVEASKIIVIGAIAWLALAETLEIWHLMIAALVIGVGEGFFYPAYSAMLPSILPGDDLLAANGFEGMLRPAAMQAAGPALASAAVAAASPALAFVIVGALQVVAVVALVVLRPVPLRRNLEAEVARHPLRAVLWDLSEGFRYMFSTPWLLATLLFSMAFVLVIMGPIDVLAPFAVRDSAGGGATEYALVLAAFGVGSVLGALFISSRRMPRRYLTVLTLAWGLGSLPLAVIGFTDQVWLMGLAVFIVGFSFSIGGVIWGTLLQRRVPPHMLGRVSSLDFFVSLAFMPISMALAGPVGEAIGLAPTFVIAGVLPLVFAVIAIVWARLPKDEIAHPLSEGANAVELIADAPPWEPGPRLEETL, from the coding sequence ATGAGCGAGTCGGCGCAGGCGAGGGCGCAGCTGCCCCGCGCGCTCCGCCCGTTCCGCACCCGCCAGTACCGCATCCTCGCGGTCGCGCTCACGCTGTCGCTGCTGGGCTCCGGGATGTGGTTCGTCGCCGTCGTCTGGCAGGTCATGGAGCTCGGCGGCGGCCCGGCCCAACTCTCCCTCGTCGCCACGATGAGCGCCATCGGCCTGGTCGCCGTCGTGCTGGTCGGCGGCGTGGTCGCCGACCGTGTGGTGCAGAAGCGCATCCTGCTCGTCGTCGAGGCCTCGAAGATCATCGTGATCGGCGCGATCGCCTGGCTGGCACTCGCCGAGACCCTGGAGATCTGGCACCTCATGATCGCGGCGCTCGTGATCGGCGTGGGGGAGGGCTTCTTCTACCCGGCCTACAGCGCCATGCTGCCCTCGATCCTGCCCGGCGACGACCTGCTGGCCGCGAACGGCTTCGAGGGCATGCTGCGCCCCGCCGCGATGCAGGCCGCCGGGCCCGCGCTGGCCAGCGCCGCCGTGGCCGCGGCATCCCCGGCCCTCGCGTTCGTCATCGTGGGCGCCCTGCAGGTGGTCGCGGTCGTGGCGCTCGTCGTGCTGCGGCCCGTTCCGCTCCGGCGCAACCTGGAGGCCGAGGTGGCCAGACACCCCCTGCGCGCGGTGCTCTGGGACCTCTCCGAGGGCTTCCGCTACATGTTCTCGACGCCCTGGCTGCTCGCGACCCTGCTCTTCTCGATGGCCTTCGTGCTCGTCATCATGGGCCCGATCGACGTGCTGGCCCCCTTCGCCGTGCGCGACTCCGCGGGCGGCGGCGCCACCGAGTACGCGCTCGTGCTGGCCGCATTCGGGGTGGGCAGTGTGCTGGGCGCCCTGTTCATCTCCTCGAGGCGGATGCCGCGGCGCTACCTCACCGTTCTGACGCTCGCCTGGGGGCTCGGCAGCCTTCCCCTGGCCGTCATCGGCTTCACCGACCAGGTGTGGCTGATGGGGCTCGCCGTGTTCATCGTCGGATTCAGCTTCTCGATCGGCGGGGTGATCTGGGGAACCCTGCTGCAGCGCCGCGTTCCGCCGCACATGCTGGGCCGGGTCTCCAGCCTCGACTTCTTCGTCTCCCTGGCGTTCATGCCGATCTCGATGGCGCTGGCCGGCCCGGTGGGAGAGGCGATCGGGCTCGCCCCGACCTTCGTCATCGCCGGCGTGCTGCCGCTCGTCTTCGCGGTGATCGCAATCGTCTGGGCCCGGCTGCCGAAGGACGAGATCGCCCACCCGCTCAGCGAGGGCGCCAACGCGGTCGAGCTCATCGCCGACGCCCCGCCCTGGGAGCCAGGCCCGCGCCTGGAGGAGACGCTCTAG
- a CDS encoding glycine C-acetyltransferase translates to MYGTMKQQAQDTLDEIAAAGLFKHERRISSAQSAHITANGGDVLNFCANNYLGLADHPVIVAAAQEAMDDWGFGLASVRFICGTQDLHIELERRVSEFLGTDDTILFSSCFDANGGVFEGLFGPDDAIISDALNHASIIDGIRLCKAARYRYANRDMVELEAQLLAASGARQRLIVTDGVFSMDGSLAPLAEICDLAERHNALVMVDDSHAVGFVGEHGRGTPELAGVERRVDLYTGTFGKALGGASGGYVAGHAELIALLRQRARPYLFSNTVAPAVVAGTLAALDLVAGSGADRERLRQNAARFRARMTAEGFELLPGEHPIVPVMFGDAALAARIADHMLGDGVYVIAFSYPVVPQGTARIRVQLSAAHSEADIEKAVGAFVRAREAERAASA, encoded by the coding sequence ATGTACGGAACGATGAAGCAGCAGGCCCAGGACACGCTCGACGAGATCGCGGCGGCAGGCCTGTTCAAACACGAGCGCCGCATCAGCTCGGCCCAGTCGGCGCACATCACCGCCAACGGCGGAGACGTGCTGAACTTCTGCGCCAACAACTACCTCGGCCTCGCCGACCACCCCGTGATCGTGGCCGCCGCGCAGGAGGCGATGGACGACTGGGGCTTCGGCCTGGCCAGCGTCCGCTTCATCTGCGGCACGCAGGACCTGCACATCGAGTTGGAGCGACGCGTCTCCGAGTTCCTCGGCACCGACGACACGATCCTGTTCTCCAGCTGTTTCGACGCGAACGGCGGCGTCTTCGAGGGCCTGTTCGGGCCGGATGACGCCATCATCAGCGACGCGTTGAACCACGCGTCGATCATCGACGGCATCCGGCTCTGCAAGGCGGCCAGGTACCGCTACGCCAACCGCGACATGGTTGAGCTGGAGGCGCAGCTGCTGGCGGCATCCGGCGCCCGGCAACGCCTGATCGTGACCGACGGCGTGTTCTCGATGGACGGCTCGCTTGCACCGCTGGCCGAGATCTGCGATCTCGCGGAGCGCCACAACGCGCTCGTCATGGTCGACGACTCGCATGCGGTCGGCTTCGTCGGCGAGCACGGCCGCGGCACCCCGGAGCTGGCCGGGGTGGAGCGCCGCGTCGACCTGTACACGGGCACGTTCGGCAAGGCGCTCGGCGGTGCGTCCGGCGGTTACGTCGCCGGGCACGCCGAGCTGATCGCGCTGCTCCGGCAGCGCGCCCGGCCCTACCTGTTCTCGAACACCGTCGCCCCGGCCGTCGTCGCCGGCACCCTGGCCGCACTCGACCTCGTCGCCGGCAGCGGCGCCGACAGGGAGCGGCTGCGCCAGAACGCCGCGCGCTTCCGGGCGCGGATGACCGCGGAGGGATTCGAGCTGCTCCCGGGCGAGCACCCGATCGTGCCCGTCATGTTCGGCGACGCCGCCCTGGCGGCGCGCATCGCCGACCACATGCTCGGCGACGGCGTCTACGTGATCGCGTTCAGTTACCCGGTCGTGCCGCAGGGCACCGCCCGGATCCGGGTGCAGCTGTCGGCCGCGCACAGCGAGGCCGACATCGAGAAGGCCGTCGGCGCCTTCGTGCGCGCGAGGGAGGCGGAGCGGGCGGCATCCGCCTAG
- the tdh gene encoding L-threonine 3-dehydrogenase gives MLALFKPHGAPGLELAHRPEPVPGDREVKIRVLRTGICGTDLHIESWDAWAASTIVPPLIPGHEFFGEVVEIGREVRDVAVGARVSGEGHIVCGNCRNCRAGRRQMCIRTLSVGVNRDGAFAEYIVIPESNVWVHHDDVSPDLGALFDPFGNAVHTALSFPLVGEDVLITGAGPIGLMSAAVARHIGARFIVVTDVSAPRLELARQVGADVTVNVAERRIADAQRELGMREGFDVGFEMSGHPGALPEMIENLNHGGRVAMLGLPSAPIEVDWAKVVTHMLTIKGIYGREMYESWNAMSAMLQSSSALRDALATVVTDRFTAQEWEAGFAAAREAHGGKVVLDWSGVSDE, from the coding sequence GTGCTGGCACTATTCAAGCCACACGGCGCTCCCGGACTGGAACTGGCCCACCGGCCGGAACCGGTCCCGGGCGACCGAGAAGTCAAGATCCGCGTGCTGCGAACCGGCATCTGCGGAACAGACCTGCATATTGAGAGCTGGGATGCCTGGGCGGCGAGCACCATCGTGCCGCCCCTCATCCCCGGCCATGAGTTCTTCGGCGAGGTCGTGGAGATCGGCCGCGAGGTGCGCGACGTCGCCGTCGGCGCCCGGGTCTCCGGCGAGGGCCACATCGTCTGCGGCAACTGCCGCAATTGCCGCGCCGGGCGCAGGCAGATGTGCATCCGCACGCTCAGCGTCGGGGTCAACCGCGACGGCGCGTTCGCCGAGTACATCGTCATCCCGGAGAGCAACGTCTGGGTGCACCATGACGACGTCTCCCCCGACCTCGGCGCCCTCTTCGACCCGTTCGGCAACGCCGTGCACACGGCGCTCAGCTTCCCGCTGGTCGGCGAGGACGTGCTGATCACCGGGGCGGGGCCGATCGGCCTGATGTCCGCGGCCGTCGCCCGGCACATCGGGGCGCGCTTCATCGTCGTCACCGACGTCTCCGCGCCGCGGCTCGAGCTGGCCAGGCAGGTCGGCGCCGACGTCACCGTGAACGTCGCCGAGCGGCGCATCGCCGACGCGCAGCGCGAGCTCGGCATGCGCGAGGGCTTCGATGTCGGCTTCGAGATGAGCGGGCACCCCGGCGCGCTGCCGGAGATGATCGAGAACCTCAACCACGGCGGGCGGGTGGCCATGCTCGGCCTGCCGAGCGCGCCGATCGAGGTGGACTGGGCGAAGGTGGTCACGCACATGCTCACCATCAAGGGCATCTACGGACGCGAGATGTACGAGTCGTGGAACGCGATGAGCGCCATGCTGCAATCGAGCAGCGCGCTCCGCGACGCGCTGGCGACGGTCGTCACCGACCGCTTCACCGCGCAGGAGTGGGAGGCGGGCTTCGCGGCGGCCCGCGAGGCGCACGGCGGCAAGGTCGTGCTGGATTGGAGCGGGGTCAGCGATGAATAG
- a CDS encoding TIGR00645 family protein, whose product MSLVTPPPAREFRKSPASAALGYTIFFSRWLQAPLYLGLIVAQGVYVVLFMKELWHLISDFGEMDETKIMMLVLGLIDVVMIANLLIMVIIGGYETFVSKINLDGHPDQPEWLSHVNANVLKVKLAMAIVGISSIHLLKTFIEVGGIGGPKDKALYTSEGVLWQVVIHCVFILSAIALAWIDKMSQHAHVEAAHAAHAHAPAPSVAHAAAPAPAAAHAPAPAAAQQHDLVDAL is encoded by the coding sequence GTGAGCCTCGTCACGCCCCCGCCCGCCCGCGAATTCCGCAAGAGCCCGGCCTCGGCCGCGCTCGGGTACACGATCTTCTTCAGCCGCTGGCTGCAGGCGCCGCTCTATCTGGGACTCATCGTCGCGCAGGGCGTGTACGTCGTCCTGTTCATGAAGGAGCTCTGGCACCTGATCTCGGACTTCGGCGAGATGGACGAGACCAAGATCATGATGCTCGTGCTCGGCCTGATCGACGTCGTGATGATCGCGAACCTCCTGATCATGGTGATCATCGGCGGCTACGAGACGTTCGTCTCCAAGATCAACCTGGACGGCCACCCCGACCAGCCGGAGTGGCTCAGCCACGTCAACGCCAACGTGCTCAAGGTCAAGCTGGCGATGGCCATCGTCGGAATCTCCTCGATCCACCTGCTCAAGACCTTCATCGAGGTGGGCGGCATCGGCGGCCCGAAGGACAAGGCGCTCTACACCAGTGAGGGCGTGCTCTGGCAGGTCGTCATCCACTGCGTGTTCATCCTCTCCGCCATCGCCCTGGCCTGGATCGACAAGATGTCCCAGCACGCCCATGTGGAGGCGGCACACGCGGCACACGCGCACGCCCCCGCCCCCTCCGTTGCGCATGCAGCGGCGCCGGCCCCCGCTGCCGCCCACGCCCCGGCGCCCGCTGCCGCCCAGCAGCACGACTTGGTCGACGCACTCTGA